A genome region from Flavobacterium sp. CFS9 includes the following:
- the infB gene encoding translation initiation factor IF-2, translated as MSEERVIRINKVLRELNISLERAVDYLKDKGIAIDANPNAKISDSEFNILQSQFAGDKGNKEASKEVGEEKRKEKEALRVEREKEIEDKRRQDEERQKQQEVIKARAVVTGPVQVGKIDLNPKKPAVVSTPSEEPAKTEEPKAVVTPTQPEKPVQKEIVQPEPVVAPVVSEEKKVENPIITEKKEVKAESSKVAQEPIISTDPTTSEETITTQYQKLSGTTLTGQTIDLSQFNKPKKKKEDPKITPNKPGAPGAGNNANKNKRKRIAPKPGTPGAPKPVTGNAPGTPNPNKITPNTGGGGFNANRSARPGFVKGNRPAIVAKVEPTEEEVKNQIRETLEKLQGKGGKSKAAKYRRDKRETHRQKSDDEQRALDEGSKTIKVTEFVTVGEIAIMMDVPITKVIGTCMSLGIMVTMNQRLDAETLTIVADEFGYEVEFITVDIEEAIEVVEDKEEDLVTRAPIVTVMGHVDHGKTSLLDYIRKENVIAGESGGITQHIGAYGVTLDNGQKIAFLDTPGHEAFTAMRARGAQVTDIAIIVIAADDDIMPQTKEAISHAQAANVPIIFAINKVDKPNANPDKIKERLAGMNLLVEDWGGKIQSHDISAKTGLGVKELLEKVLLEAEILDLKANPNKAAQGTVVEAFLDKGKGYVSTILVQQGTLKVGDYMLAGKHHGKVKAMHDERGHVVKEAGPSTPVSVLGLDGAATAGDKFNVFEDEKEAKQIASKRSQLMREQSVRTQRHITLDEIGRRIALGQFKELNVILKGDVDGSVEALSDSFSKLSTEEIQINIIHKGVGAITETDVMLASASDAIIIGFNVRPAGNARQLADKEEIDIRYYSIIYAAIDDLKDAMEGMLAPEMKEEILGTAEIREIFKISKVGSIAGCMVMDGKIMRTSKIRVIRDGVVVHTGELVALKRFKDDVKEVTKGYDCGIQIKGYNDIEERDVIEAYHEVAIKKKLK; from the coding sequence ATGTCTGAAGAGAGAGTAATAAGAATAAACAAGGTTTTAAGGGAATTAAATATTTCGTTAGAAAGAGCTGTTGATTATCTAAAAGATAAGGGAATTGCTATTGATGCAAATCCAAATGCAAAAATTTCTGATAGCGAATTTAATATCCTACAAAGCCAATTTGCGGGCGATAAGGGGAATAAGGAAGCTTCTAAAGAAGTAGGAGAAGAGAAAAGAAAAGAGAAAGAAGCATTACGTGTTGAACGTGAGAAAGAAATTGAAGACAAACGCAGACAAGACGAAGAACGCCAAAAACAACAGGAAGTTATAAAAGCGAGAGCGGTTGTAACAGGGCCTGTTCAAGTAGGTAAAATTGATTTAAACCCGAAGAAACCTGCAGTTGTTTCTACTCCTTCTGAGGAACCGGCTAAAACCGAAGAGCCAAAAGCAGTTGTTACTCCAACTCAACCAGAAAAACCTGTTCAAAAAGAAATTGTACAGCCAGAGCCGGTAGTTGCTCCTGTAGTTTCTGAAGAGAAAAAGGTAGAAAACCCTATTATTACAGAGAAAAAAGAAGTAAAAGCTGAGTCTTCAAAAGTAGCACAGGAACCGATTATTTCAACTGATCCTACAACTTCTGAAGAAACGATTACTACACAATATCAAAAATTATCAGGAACTACTCTTACCGGGCAGACCATTGACTTGTCTCAATTCAATAAGCCTAAGAAAAAGAAGGAAGATCCAAAGATAACTCCTAATAAACCGGGAGCTCCGGGAGCCGGAAATAACGCTAATAAAAACAAGCGAAAAAGAATCGCTCCTAAGCCGGGAACTCCGGGTGCGCCAAAACCTGTAACAGGTAATGCGCCGGGAACTCCAAATCCTAATAAAATTACACCAAATACCGGTGGAGGAGGTTTTAATGCAAACAGAAGTGCAAGGCCAGGTTTTGTTAAAGGAAACCGTCCTGCAATTGTAGCAAAAGTAGAGCCAACTGAAGAGGAAGTAAAAAACCAAATTAGAGAGACTCTTGAAAAACTTCAGGGTAAAGGTGGAAAATCTAAAGCTGCTAAATACAGAAGAGATAAAAGAGAAACGCACCGTCAGAAATCGGATGATGAGCAAAGAGCACTTGACGAAGGAAGTAAAACCATTAAGGTTACGGAGTTTGTTACGGTAGGTGAAATTGCAATCATGATGGACGTGCCGATTACAAAAGTAATTGGAACCTGTATGTCTCTTGGTATCATGGTTACCATGAACCAGCGTCTGGATGCTGAAACTTTAACAATCGTAGCGGATGAATTTGGTTACGAAGTGGAGTTTATCACTGTTGATATCGAAGAAGCAATCGAGGTTGTTGAGGATAAAGAAGAAGATTTAGTAACGAGAGCGCCAATTGTTACGGTAATGGGGCACGTTGACCACGGTAAGACATCTTTGCTGGATTATATCCGTAAAGAAAATGTTATCGCTGGGGAGTCGGGAGGTATTACACAACACATTGGAGCATATGGAGTAACTTTAGATAACGGACAGAAAATTGCATTTTTAGATACACCAGGTCACGAGGCGTTTACCGCGATGCGTGCACGTGGAGCTCAGGTTACTGATATTGCTATCATTGTAATTGCGGCGGATGATGATATCATGCCACAAACAAAAGAGGCGATTAGTCACGCACAAGCGGCTAATGTGCCAATTATTTTCGCGATCAATAAAGTGGATAAGCCAAATGCTAATCCGGATAAAATTAAAGAAAGACTGGCAGGTATGAATTTACTTGTTGAGGACTGGGGAGGAAAAATTCAATCGCATGATATTTCTGCAAAAACAGGATTGGGTGTGAAAGAATTGTTGGAAAAAGTTTTATTAGAAGCGGAAATTTTAGATTTAAAAGCAAATCCAAATAAAGCTGCTCAGGGAACTGTTGTAGAGGCATTCCTTGATAAAGGAAAAGGATATGTGTCAACAATTTTGGTACAGCAAGGTACATTAAAAGTTGGGGATTATATGCTGGCTGGTAAACACCATGGAAAAGTTAAGGCAATGCATGACGAACGTGGACATGTTGTTAAAGAAGCAGGTCCTTCAACTCCGGTATCTGTTTTAGGTCTTGACGGAGCTGCAACTGCGGGTGATAAGTTTAACGTTTTTGAAGACGAAAAAGAAGCGAAACAAATTGCTTCTAAGCGTTCTCAATTAATGCGTGAACAATCAGTACGTACACAACGTCACATTACACTTGATGAGATTGGACGTCGTATTGCTCTTGGTCAGTTTAAAGAATTGAACGTAATCCTTAAAGGAGACGTTGATGGATCTGTTGAAGCATTATCAGATTCGTTCTCTAAATTATCTACAGAAGAAATTCAAATTAATATCATTCATAAAGGTGTTGGAGCAATTACGGAAACTGACGTTATGTTGGCTTCTGCTTCTGATGCGATTATTATCGGATTTAACGTTCGTCCTGCAGGAAATGCGAGACAGCTTGCGGATAAAGAAGAAATTGATATCCGTTACTACTCTATTATCTATGCTGCAATCGATGACTTAAAAGATGCAATGGAAGGAATGTTGGCTCCTGAGATGAAAGAAGAAATTTTAGGAACTGCTGAAATTCGTGAGATTTTCAAAATTTCTAAAGTGGGTTCAATCGCTGGTTGTATGGTGATGGATGGTAAGATTATGAGAACTTCTAAAATTAGAGTAATCAGAGACGGAGTAGTGGTGCATACAGGAGAACTTGTAGCATTGAAACGTTTCAAAGATGATGTTAAAGAAGTTACTAAAGGATACGATTGTGGTATTCAGATCAAAGGTTACAATGATATCGAAGAAAGAGATGTTATTGAGGCTTACCACGAAGTAGCAATCAAAAAGAAATTGAAATAA